The [Actinobacillus] rossii genome contains a region encoding:
- the thiM gene encoding hydroxyethylthiazole kinase, whose translation MDPKIIFLDAVREHNPLIHNITNLVSAHFTANGLLALGASPMMAESPDEMAELAAISGAIVLNLGTPSDEKVSAMLAAGIAANQAGVPVVLDPVAVGASHLRQKTVATLTQNIQFSAIRGNAGELAYLADVQWTSKGVDVGQGSGNLAEIAQKVAQKFNTIAVLSGEHDFVANDKQIIKLSNGVALFPKVTATGCLLSAIVGAFLAVAPREFAFQAAYEACTVYAVAGELAAIGLQATQSGTFAVRLLDALATIDATQTEQLMKAEWII comes from the coding sequence ATGGATCCCAAAATCATTTTTTTAGATGCTGTTCGTGAACATAATCCGTTAATTCACAATATTACCAATTTGGTTTCAGCCCATTTTACTGCTAATGGGTTATTAGCATTGGGTGCCTCCCCCATGATGGCAGAAAGTCCTGATGAAATGGCAGAATTAGCTGCCATTAGTGGCGCAATTGTCCTGAATTTAGGCACACCATCTGATGAAAAAGTCTCTGCGATGTTAGCGGCAGGCATCGCGGCAAATCAAGCTGGCGTACCAGTGGTGCTTGATCCTGTGGCTGTTGGTGCAAGTCATTTACGACAAAAAACAGTAGCCACATTAACTCAAAATATTCAGTTTAGTGCTATTCGTGGTAATGCTGGCGAATTGGCATATTTAGCGGATGTGCAATGGACTTCCAAAGGTGTAGATGTAGGGCAAGGTTCAGGCAATTTAGCTGAAATCGCTCAGAAAGTTGCACAAAAATTTAACACAATAGCGGTTTTAAGTGGAGAGCATGATTTTGTTGCCAACGATAAACAGATAATAAAACTATCTAATGGTGTGGCATTATTCCCTAAAGTCACGGCCACTGGCTGTTTATTAAGTGCAATTGTAGGTGCATTTTTGGCGGTTGCTCCACGTGAATTTGCTTTTCAAGCAGCTTATGAAGCATGCACAGTATACGCAGTGGCAGGAGAATTAGCAGCTATCGGGTTACAAGCCACACAATCAGGTACATTTGCAGTACGGTTATTGGATGCATTAGCTACAATTGATGCCACTCAAACCGAACAGTTAATGAAAGCAGAATGGATTATCTAG